A portion of the Rhinolophus sinicus isolate RSC01 linkage group LG03, ASM3656204v1, whole genome shotgun sequence genome contains these proteins:
- the SLC30A4 gene encoding putative proton-coupled zinc antiporter SLC30A4 isoform X4, producing the protein MAGSSAWKRLKSLLRKDDAPLFLNDTSAFDFSDEVGDEGLSRFNKLRVVVADDGSETPERPINGAHPALQADDDSLLDQDLPLSNSQLSLKVDPCDNCNKRRELLKQRKVKTRLTIAAVLYLLFMIGELVGGYIANSLAIMTDALHMLTDLSAIILTLLALWLSSKSPTKRFTFGFHRLE; encoded by the exons ATGGCCGGATCCAGCGCGTGGAAGCGTCTGAAATCTCTGCTGAGGAAAGATGATGCGCCGCTGTTTTTAAATGACACCAGCGCCTTTGACTTCTCGGACGAGGTGGGGGACGAAGGGCTTTCTCGGTTTAACAAACTTCGAGTTGTGGTGGCGGATGATGGTTCCGAAACCCCGGAAAGGCCTATTAACGGGGCGCACCCGGCCCTTCAGGCCGATGATGATTCCTTACTGGATCAGGACTTACCTTTGAGCAACAGTCAGCTGAGTTTGAAGGTGGACCCCTGTGACAACTGCAACAAACGGAGAGAGTTGCTGAAGCAGAGAAAGGTGAAAACCAGATTGACCATTGCTGCCGTTCTGTACTTGCTTTTCATGATTGGAGAACTTGTAG GTGGATACATTGCAAATAGCCTAGCAATAATGACAGATGCACTTCATATGTTAACTGACCTAAGTGCTATCATACTGACCCTGCTTGCTCTGTGGCTGTCTTCAAAATCACCAACCAAAAGATTCACCTTTGGATTTCATCGCTTAG
- the SLC30A4 gene encoding putative proton-coupled zinc antiporter SLC30A4 isoform X3 — protein MAGSSAWKRLKSLLRKDDAPLFLNDTSAFDFSDEVGDEGLSRFNKLRVVVADDGSETPERPINGAHPALQADDDSLLDQDLPLSNSQLSLKVDPCDNCNKRRELLKQRKVKTRLTIAAVLYLLFMIGELVGGYIANSLAIMTDALHMLTDLSAIILTLLALWLSSKSPTKRFTFGFHRLEWGFC, from the exons ATGGCCGGATCCAGCGCGTGGAAGCGTCTGAAATCTCTGCTGAGGAAAGATGATGCGCCGCTGTTTTTAAATGACACCAGCGCCTTTGACTTCTCGGACGAGGTGGGGGACGAAGGGCTTTCTCGGTTTAACAAACTTCGAGTTGTGGTGGCGGATGATGGTTCCGAAACCCCGGAAAGGCCTATTAACGGGGCGCACCCGGCCCTTCAGGCCGATGATGATTCCTTACTGGATCAGGACTTACCTTTGAGCAACAGTCAGCTGAGTTTGAAGGTGGACCCCTGTGACAACTGCAACAAACGGAGAGAGTTGCTGAAGCAGAGAAAGGTGAAAACCAGATTGACCATTGCTGCCGTTCTGTACTTGCTTTTCATGATTGGAGAACTTGTAG GTGGATACATTGCAAATAGCCTAGCAATAATGACAGATGCACTTCATATGTTAACTGACCTAAGTGCTATCATACTGACCCTGCTTGCTCTGTGGCTGTCTTCAAAATCACCAACCAAAAGATTCACCTTTGGATTTCATCGCTTAG AATGGGGTTTCTGTTGA
- the SLC30A4 gene encoding putative proton-coupled zinc antiporter SLC30A4 isoform X1, which yields MAGSSAWKRLKSLLRKDDAPLFLNDTSAFDFSDEVGDEGLSRFNKLRVVVADDGSETPERPINGAHPALQADDDSLLDQDLPLSNSQLSLKVDPCDNCNKRRELLKQRKVKTRLTIAAVLYLLFMIGELVGGYIANSLAIMTDALHMLTDLSAIILTLLALWLSSKSPTKRFTFGFHRLEVLSAMISVLLVYILMGFLLYEAVQRTIHMKYEINGDIMLITAAVGVAVNVIMGFLLNQSGHHHAHSHSPPSNSPTTGSGCGRSHGQDSLAVRAAFVHALGDLVQSVGVLIAAYIIRFKPEYKIADPICTYVFSLLVAFTTFRIIWDTVVIILEGVPRHLNVDYIKEALMKIEDVHSVEDLNVWSLTSGKPTAIVHIQLIPGSSSKWEEVQSKAKHLLLNTFGMYKCTIQLQSYRQEVDRTCANCQRSSL from the exons ATGGCCGGATCCAGCGCGTGGAAGCGTCTGAAATCTCTGCTGAGGAAAGATGATGCGCCGCTGTTTTTAAATGACACCAGCGCCTTTGACTTCTCGGACGAGGTGGGGGACGAAGGGCTTTCTCGGTTTAACAAACTTCGAGTTGTGGTGGCGGATGATGGTTCCGAAACCCCGGAAAGGCCTATTAACGGGGCGCACCCGGCCCTTCAGGCCGATGATGATTCCTTACTGGATCAGGACTTACCTTTGAGCAACAGTCAGCTGAGTTTGAAGGTGGACCCCTGTGACAACTGCAACAAACGGAGAGAGTTGCTGAAGCAGAGAAAGGTGAAAACCAGATTGACCATTGCTGCCGTTCTGTACTTGCTTTTCATGATTGGAGAACTTGTAG GTGGATACATTGCAAATAGCCTAGCAATAATGACAGATGCACTTCATATGTTAACTGACCTAAGTGCTATCATACTGACCCTGCTTGCTCTGTGGCTGTCTTCAAAATCACCAACCAAAAGATTCACCTTTGGATTTCATCGCTTAG AGGTTTTGTCAGCTATGATTAGTGTGCTATTGGTGTATATACTTATGGGATTCCTCCTGTATGAAGCTGTCCAAAGAACTATccatatgaaatatgaaataaatggagatataatGCTCATTACCGCAGCTGTTGGAGTTGCAGTTAATGTAAT AATGGGGTTTCTGTTGAACCAGTCTGGTCATCATCACGCCCATTCCCACTCTCCGCCTTCAAATTCCCCTACCACTGGTTCTGGGTGTGGACGCAGCCACGGGCAGGATAGCCTGGCAGTGAGAGCTGCGTTTGTACATGCTTTGGGCGATTTGGTACAGAGTGTTGGTGTGCTGATAGCTGCATACATCATACGATTCAAG CCAGAATACAAGATTGCTGATCCCATCtgtacatatgtattttcattaCTTGTGGCTTTTACAACATTCCGCATCATATGGGACACAGTAGTTATAATACTCGAAG GTGTACCGAGGCATCTAAATGTAGACTATATCAAAGAAGCCTTGATGAAAATAGAAGATGTACATTCTGTGGAGGATTTAAATGTCTGGTCTCTCACTTCAGGAAAACCCACTGCCATAGTCCACATACAGCTAA TTCCTGGAAGTTCATCTAAATGGGAGGAAGTGCAGTCCAAAGCAAAGCATTTGTTATTGAACACGTTTGGCATGTATAAATGTACTATTCAGCTTCAGAGTTACAGGCAAGAAGTGGACAGAACTTGCGCAAATTGTCAGAGATCCAGCCTCTAA
- the SLC30A4 gene encoding putative proton-coupled zinc antiporter SLC30A4 isoform X2, translated as MAGSSAWKRLKSLLRKDDAPLFLNDTSAFDFSDEVGDEGLSRFNKLRVVVADDGSETPERPINGAHPALQADDDSLLDQDLPLSNSQLSLKVDPCDNCNKRRELLKQRKVKTRLTIAAVLYLLFMIGELVGGYIANSLAIMTDALHMLTDLSAIILTLLALWLSSKSPTKRFTFGFHRLEGLENIIKKVSQNTEQKDKKQEEKGKNYKSTV; from the exons ATGGCCGGATCCAGCGCGTGGAAGCGTCTGAAATCTCTGCTGAGGAAAGATGATGCGCCGCTGTTTTTAAATGACACCAGCGCCTTTGACTTCTCGGACGAGGTGGGGGACGAAGGGCTTTCTCGGTTTAACAAACTTCGAGTTGTGGTGGCGGATGATGGTTCCGAAACCCCGGAAAGGCCTATTAACGGGGCGCACCCGGCCCTTCAGGCCGATGATGATTCCTTACTGGATCAGGACTTACCTTTGAGCAACAGTCAGCTGAGTTTGAAGGTGGACCCCTGTGACAACTGCAACAAACGGAGAGAGTTGCTGAAGCAGAGAAAGGTGAAAACCAGATTGACCATTGCTGCCGTTCTGTACTTGCTTTTCATGATTGGAGAACTTGTAG GTGGATACATTGCAAATAGCCTAGCAATAATGACAGATGCACTTCATATGTTAACTGACCTAAGTGCTATCATACTGACCCTGCTTGCTCTGTGGCTGTCTTCAAAATCACCAACCAAAAGATTCACCTTTGGATTTCATCGCTTAG aaggattagaaaatataatcaagaaAGTCTCCCagaatacagaacaaaaagataaaaaacaggaggaaaaaggaaaaaattataaaagcaccGTCTAG